One Cuculus canorus isolate bCucCan1 chromosome 1, bCucCan1.pri, whole genome shotgun sequence DNA segment encodes these proteins:
- the CCDC107 gene encoding coiled-coil domain-containing protein 107 — MALSAAQQLAVSVVLVLCVFVAVPRLLGGGGRPTRGGQAGPGRFGPRQQRRGNPPALHQDHLNPGNSESNSYQSVQQMRNAMEKEIKSEKTRGSGRELAFTLMPLYALGVGVFAAYKFLKMKSHEENLSQKEKCTEDKAKETEHQLLELEQHLAQTEKMLNSLLTQLDPLSNCVNALACEQKDEIMTQLQSIRRLMKESGLDKSENKMKDVSHICNEKLEDLIQSFSEHSQEKEMDDREDDSSEDLHENVDNGYKIEEHEFYDECEIHQFEPDVVEDQEMINKDAIESEETGLRRRNRYE, encoded by the exons ATGGCGCTTTCGGCGGCGCAGCAGCTGGCGGTGTCGGTGGTGCTGGTGCTCTGCGTGTTCGTGGCGGTGCCCAGGCTGCTCGGGGGCGGCGGGCGCCCTACGCGGGGCGGGCAGGCAGGACCCGGCCGTTTCGGGCCTCGGCAGCAGCGCAGAG gtAATCCTCCAGCACTTCATCAAGATCATCTGAATCCAGGAAATTCTGAGAGTAATAGTTATCAGAGTGTTCAGCAGATGAGAAATGCAAtggaaaaggagataaaaagtgagaaaacaagAGGAAGTGGTAGAGAGTTAGCATTCACCCTCATGCCATTGTATGCTCTTGGAGTGGGAGTGTTTGCAGCATACAAATTTCTGAAG ATGAAGTCACATGAAGAAAATCTGtcccaaaaggaaaaatgtacaGAAGACAAGGCAAAGGAAACAG AGCATCAGCTTTTAGAACTGGAGCAGCATCTAgcacagacagagaaaatgttAAATTCTTTATTGACTCAGTTGGATCCACTGTCAAACTG tgttaatgCTTTAGCTTGTGAGCAGAAGGATGAAATAATGACACAGCTTCAATCAATTAGACGACTCATGAAAGAAAGTGGGTTGGATAAAtcagaaaacaagatgaaag ATGTCAGCCACATTTGTAATGAGAAACTTGAAGATCTCATTCAGTCATTTAGTGAACATtctcaagagaaagaaatggatgACAGAGAAGATGACAGTAGTGAAGATCTGCATGAGAATGTTGATAATGGTTACAAAATAGAAGAGCATGAATTTTATGATGAATGTGAAATACATCAGTTCGAGCCAGATGTGGTGGAAGACCAAGAAATGATAAACAAAGATGCCATTGAATCAGAAGAGACTGGATTGAGGCGGCGTAATAGATATGAATGA
- the LOC104061140 gene encoding glioma pathogenesis-related protein 1, whose translation MKITSFFAALLLLDLFVCCHAYPQDPLPDIEDAKFIEDCVRAHNKFRSKVNPPASNMYRMSWDAALAKTAKAWAKKCKFKHNIYLKVPRKVHPTFTPVGENIWTGTATIFSVDAALSDWFNEVSRYDFNTHSCSHVCGHYTQVVWAESYKVGCAVHFCNTVENMPGFFKVAHFVCNYGPAGNYPRKPYKAGQPCSGCGNEKCRDKLCENTEREKLISYANWYPDWDTQPHPPPYIPPAEHPPAEHPPAEHPHSFCDQYCLTISILRPLFLVLSVGAAFLVQQQFPHIFFYE comes from the exons ATGAAAATCACATCTTTCTTTGCTGCGTTGTTATTACTAGATCTCTTTGTTTGCTGTCATGCTTATCCACAAGATCCCTTGCCTGATATAGAAGATGCAAAGTTCATTGAAGACTGTGTGAGAGCTCACAATAAGTTTCGATCCAAAGTGAATCCGCCAGCCAGCAATATGTATCGCATG TCCTGGGATGCTGCTTTAGCTAAGACTGCCAAAGCATGGGCAAAGAAGTGCAAATTTAAGCACAACATCTACCTTAAAGTGCCCCGGAAGGTGCACCCCACCTTTACTCCTGTTGGAGAAAACATCTGGACTGGCACAGCAACCATCTTCTCCGTGGATGCAGCTCTCAGTGACTGGTTTAATGAAGTTAGCAGATATGATTTCAACACCCATAGCTGTTCGCACGTGTGTGGTCACTACACCCAG GTCGTTTGGGCAGAGAGTTACAAAGTTGGCTGCGCAGTTCACTTCTGCAATACAGTTGAAAATATGCCAGGATTCTTCAAAGTAGCACATTTTGTTTGCAACTATGGGCCAGC GGGGAATTACCCAAGAAAACCATATAAAGCGGGACAACCATGCAGTGGATGCGGTAATGAGAAATGCAGAGACAAGCTCTGTG aaaatacagaacGTGAAAAGCTGATAA GTTATGCCAACTGGTACCCAGACTGGGATACACAACCCCATCCACCACCCTACATTCCACCTGCTGAGCATCCACCGGCTGAGCATCCACCTGCTGAGCATCCACATTCTTTTTGTGACCAATACTGTCTTACTATTTCAATTTTAAGGCCACTGTTTTTGGTACTGAGTGTTGGTGCTGCTTTTTTAGTACAACAGCAGTTTCcacacatatttttttatgagtAA